One part of the Rutidosis leptorrhynchoides isolate AG116_Rl617_1_P2 chromosome 1, CSIRO_AGI_Rlap_v1, whole genome shotgun sequence genome encodes these proteins:
- the LOC139891859 gene encoding protein SENSITIVE TO PROTON RHIZOTOXICITY 2-like, with translation MAADHPNYNFTNTYEDVLASSNLQSTTNESIIYNLSILKEKVQHVHSIANMFVVQTQTQSTSNLTSVNMENVANLLQEIIMIASNAMFTCQNIGTHANNVENHDNALELDQLTHSNAMFEWSNGENSFGGVISNTRNDNIGLKKRKRVERDKEMDTRSPINYDIIEMDAADLLAKYTHYCQVCGKGFKRDANLRMHMRAHGDEYKTTAALANPIALSGCTTTKSERKYSCPQEGCRWNRKHAKFQPLKSMICMKNHYKRSHCPKMYACKRCNQKQFSVLSDLRTHEKHCGDVKWRCSCGTTFSRKDKLMGHVSLFVGHSPAVDSGLIKSL, from the coding sequence ATGGCTGCTGATCATCCAAACTATAACTTCACGAACACGTATGAAGATGTTCTTGCTTCCTCTAATTTACAATCAACAACAAATGAATCCATTATTTATAACTTGTcaattcttaaagaaaaagtccaACATGTTCACTCAATCGCAAACATGTTTGTCGTACAAACACAAACTCAATCCACTTCTAATTTAACATCAGTTAACATGGAGAACGTTGCGAATTTGCTACAAGAAATCATAATGATCGCGTCTAACGCTATGTTTACTTGTCAAAATATCGGTACTCATGCTAACAATGTTGAAAACCATGACAACGCGCTCGAGTTAGACCAGTTGACTCATTCAAACGCGATGTTTGAGTGGTCGAATGGTGAGAATAGTTTTGGTGGTGTGATTAGTAACACACGAAATGATAATATCGGTTTAAAGAAACGAAAACGGGTAGAAAGAGATAAAGAAATGGACACAAGGTCACCGATAAATTATGACATCATAGAAATGGATGCAGCCGATTTACTAGCGAAGTACACACACTACTGTCAAGTATGTGGTAAAGGGTTCAAGCGAGACGCGAACTTAAGGATGCACATGCGGGCCCATGGGGACGAGTACAAGACTACTGCGGCTCTAGCTAATCCCATTGCATTAAGTGGTTGTACAACGACAAAATCGGAAAGAAAGTACTCGTGTCCGCAAGAAGGGTGTAGATGGAACCGAAAGCATGCGAAATTTCAACCGTTGAAGTCAATGATTTGTATGAAGAATCACTATAAAAGGAGTCATTGTCCAAAGATGTATGCATGTAAAAGGTGTAACCAAAAGCAATTTTCAGTGCTTTCGGATTTACGAACACATGAGAAACATTGTGGGGACGTGAAATGGCGTTGCTCGTGTGGCACGACGTTTTCTAGGAAGGATAAGCTTATG